The genomic stretch ATCGCGGATCCAGCCGATGTCGGCGGCGCTACGGATCGATTCGCCGCGCAGATGGAAGCGCCAGGTGGCGAAGGAATAGCCGAAGACCCGCCGGACGGTGATCGACGACACCACCGCGGCCGCCAGCACCGCGATGGTCAGGGGCAGGCTGCCGGTGACCTCCAGGGCCAGGAAGGCCATGGTCAGTGGCGCGCCGAGCACCGCGGTGGCCATGGCGCACATGCCGATGATGCCGATCACCACCGCCGGGATGGTCAGCCCGACCGCCAGCATCCAGCCGATGGCGACCAGCTTGCCCAGCATCGCCCCCAGGAACAGCGAGGCGAAGAACAGGCCGCCGCGAAAGCCCGACCCGATGGAAATCGCCGAGGCCAGCGCTTTCAACCCGATCAGCGCCAGCAGGACCGGCGCCGTGTAATAGGCGTTGAAGCCGACATGCAGCGCCCCGTGACCCGACGACAGCACCGCCGGCGTGGCGAGCGCCAGCAGCCCGATGCAGCATCCTCCGACCACCGGTCGTGCCCAGACCGGAACGCGGCTGCGGTTGAAGACAACCTCCACCAGCGCGACCGTCCGCATCATGGCGATGCCGAGCAGGGCGCACAGCACGCCCATCAGACAGACCAGCGCGTAATCGGCCGCGCCGAGACTGCCGGCGAAGCCGACCTGCAACGACGGCTGCGGCAGGATCAGCCGCATCACGCCGACGCCGGTCATGGCGGCGACGCCGACCGGCGCCAGAGTGGAGATCGAGTAGCTGGCGATCACCAGCTCGAAGGCATAGAAGGCGCCGGTCAGCGGCGCGTCGAAGGCCGCCGCGATTGCCGCGGCGGTGCCGCAGCCGACCAGCGTCCGCAGATCGCCGCGCCGGACATGGAAGATACGGCCGAGCTTGGACGCCACCATCGCGCCGGCCTGGGCATAGCCGGCCTCCATGCCGACCGAGGCGCCGAAGCCGTTGGACAGCATGGTTTGCAGGACCAGCAGCAGGCTGCCATGGATGGGGATGCGCCCGCCATGCAGCGCATTCGCCTCCACCGGGTCGATGATCGACAGGCGGGGAAGCCGGGCGAGCAGCCAGCCGAGCCCCGCCATCAGGCAGCCCCCGGCGACAGGAACCAGTGCCGCCCGCCAGGGATCGACAGCGGCGGCCCCGCTGACGTCGTGGCCCTCCACCGCGAACAGAACGTGATGGAGCGACTGCACCGCCGTGACGATGGCGGCGACGAAACAGGCGGCGAGGATGCCGATCCCGGCCGCCAGCACCGCCAGCCAGATCTCGTCGCCGCGCACGAAGGCGCGCAGCCAGGCCGGGGCCCTGATGCCCGGCCCCTGTTCCGGCAGGGACAGCCTGGCTTTCAGCGACTGGAACATGCGTCGGCCTGCCGCCTCCGGCGTTGGGGGTGTGGACGGACCCGCCGTCAGCCGAGCATCGCGCGGGCGTACAGCTCGGCGATGTGGGCGGTGACCGGCCCCGGCTTGCCGTCGCCGATCCGCCGGCCGTCGATCCGCACCACCGGGGTGATGCCGCCCAGCGTGCCGGTGACGAAGGCCTCGTCGGCAGCATACACTTCGGCCAGGGTGAAGTCGTGCTCGCGCACCGTGCCGCCGTCCTTGCGGAAGAGATCGATCGTCTTGGCGCGGGTGATGCCCTTGAAGTTGAAGCGGCCGGTTGATGTCCACAGTTCGCCCTTGCGGACGATGAAGAAGTTGGTGGAGTTGCAGCTCGCCACGAAGCCATGCGGGTCGAGCATCAGCGCCTCGTCGGCCCCGGCGTTGATCGCCTGGATCAGCGCCTGGATGAAGTTGAGCCGGCTGTGCGAGTTGAGGCGGAGGTCGAAGACATCGGGGCCGCTGCACCGGATGGTCGAGGTGAACAGCGTCAGCCCCTTGGCCTTCGATTCCGGCTTCGGCGCCTTGTACTCGGCGATGATGACGATGGTCGCCTGCCCCAGCGCGAAGCGCGGATCCTGGTTCGGCGTCTTCTTGCGGCCGCGGGTGACCATCAGGCGGATGTGGGCGCCGTCGGTCATGCCGTTGCAGTCCAGCGTGGCCCGGATCGCCGCGACCAGCTCCTCCCGCGTCATGCCGATGTCGAGCTGGATGGCGTTGGCGCCCTCATACAGCCGGTCCATATGGTCGTCGAGCGCCAGGATGCGGCCCTTGACCAGCCGCAGCCCCTCCCACACGCCGTCGCCCAGCACGAAGCCGGCGTCGAAGACCGAGATCTTCGCCTCGTTGCGCGGGAAGAATGCGCCGTTCACATAGATCAGCACCTCGTCGTTGCGGCTGTCGTCGACATAGCCCTGCGAACTCGTCTGGCTGACTGTGCTGTTGGAAACCATCGTATGGACCCTTTCCCAGCGGCCACCGACTTTGCGCCGCCTGCTTTTACGGATGCTCTCAGAAGGAAAATTCGGTGAAACGCTCCAGGAAGGCGCGCGTGCGCTCCTGTTTGGGGTGCTTCAGCACTTCGTCCGGCGTGCCGACCTCGTGGAAGACGCCGTCGGCGAGGAAGATCACCTTGGTGGCGAAATGATAGGCGAAGCCAAGCTCGTGGGTGACGAGCAGCATGGTCCGCCCTTCCTCCGCCAACTGCCGGATGACGCGCAGCACCTCGCCCACCAGTTCGGGGTCGAGCGAGGAGGTCGGCTCGTCGAACAGCAGGATCTCCGGCTCCATGGCAAGCGCGCGGGCGATCGCCACCCTCTGCTGCTGGCCGCCGGACAGCCGTCCGGGATAGACGTCGGTCTTGCCGCCGAGCCCGACCTTGTCGAGTTCGCGCAAGGCCCGCTCGCGCGCCTCCGCCTTCTTCATCCGCTTGACCGTGACCAGCCCTTCCATGGCGTTCTCCAACACGGTCATGTGCGGGAACAGGTTG from Azospirillum sp. TSH100 encodes the following:
- a CDS encoding amino acid ABC transporter ATP-binding protein, with the translated sequence MPDSTPPILQVSGLHKWFGALHVLQGIDFSVAAGERVAIIGGSGSGKSTFLRCLNFMEMPTAGRIALDGTPLGRASASKPDEVRYPESELCQVRERVGMVFQQFNLFPHMTVLENAMEGLVTVKRMKKAEARERALRELDKVGLGGKTDVYPGRLSGGQQQRVAIARALAMEPEILLFDEPTSSLDPELVGEVLRVIRQLAEEGRTMLLVTHELGFAYHFATKVIFLADGVFHEVGTPDEVLKHPKQERTRAFLERFTEFSF
- a CDS encoding aminotransferase class IV; protein product: MVSNSTVSQTSSQGYVDDSRNDEVLIYVNGAFFPRNEAKISVFDAGFVLGDGVWEGLRLVKGRILALDDHMDRLYEGANAIQLDIGMTREELVAAIRATLDCNGMTDGAHIRLMVTRGRKKTPNQDPRFALGQATIVIIAEYKAPKPESKAKGLTLFTSTIRCSGPDVFDLRLNSHSRLNFIQALIQAINAGADEALMLDPHGFVASCNSTNFFIVRKGELWTSTGRFNFKGITRAKTIDLFRKDGGTVREHDFTLAEVYAADEAFVTGTLGGITPVVRIDGRRIGDGKPGPVTAHIAELYARAMLG
- a CDS encoding chloride channel protein; amino-acid sequence: MFQSLKARLSLPEQGPGIRAPAWLRAFVRGDEIWLAVLAAGIGILAACFVAAIVTAVQSLHHVLFAVEGHDVSGAAAVDPWRAALVPVAGGCLMAGLGWLLARLPRLSIIDPVEANALHGGRIPIHGSLLLVLQTMLSNGFGASVGMEAGYAQAGAMVASKLGRIFHVRRGDLRTLVGCGTAAAIAAAFDAPLTGAFYAFELVIASYSISTLAPVGVAAMTGVGVMRLILPQPSLQVGFAGSLGAADYALVCLMGVLCALLGIAMMRTVALVEVVFNRSRVPVWARPVVGGCCIGLLALATPAVLSSGHGALHVGFNAYYTAPVLLALIGLKALASAISIGSGFRGGLFFASLFLGAMLGKLVAIGWMLAVGLTIPAVVIGIIGMCAMATAVLGAPLTMAFLALEVTGSLPLTIAVLAAAVVSSITVRRVFGYSFATWRFHLRGESIRSAADIGWIRDLTVGRMMRKDVRTVRDDQTLAQFRRNFPLGSTQRVIVVDQSDRYAGIVFVSDAHRETAETAELADLIRLKTEVLLPNVNIREAMKSFATAESDVLAVVDGTERMRVIGLLTEQHALKRYNEELDGRLREGGLL